Below is a genomic region from Ziziphus jujuba cultivar Dongzao chromosome 7, ASM3175591v1.
aaaatatatttaaatttatcttttaaaaaaaattgtttctgaAAATTTCAGTATCAAAATttcggttttggtacatttaatTTGACAAACAAAATGAAGTTTCAAATGCTTATAATTTGAAAgatataataacaaatatgtATCAGTTAATTAAGTTTTCTAGTCATTTCAATCAAACTGCTACCGAAACCTCTCACTGATAGAATTTAAAATGGAAAAGTTACCCGGTTTTTTCCACTGCTAAAGCAAggtgtattatttaattaattttttaaaaaacctgTCATTTCCTTCCGGTTGATATTAACTGGGCTTTCTTAAGAATCTAAAAGTTTGGATCAAGAAAAATTCCAATCGGACTTGAAACCCAATAATAGGTAATCAAATTCCTACTTGGCCCAACACCTTCCCCACCGAATACCCCTTGCGTCGCAATTGCGGCCGCCGACTATAGCCCTGTTCCCGGGAGCAGACGTTTTAGGAGCGGCCATGAGGAATGGAGATCAATACCGGCAACATTGGACCACAAGATAGTTACTTTATTACGCCATTGAGGTTTTAGCAGAGGCATCACTTTCTTTCCAACCGTTTAAGTGAATATTTCCAATTGCAGATATTACTAAACCTAAATGTATTATGTGCTTAGTAAATTAGAGGTGTGTCACATTTGCTGTTGTTAGaaaatttattctctttttactttatttgtCCAATACAGGGTGTGTTCCTTGTTGGGTTCAATCTATATTGGAGGCATGTCTTCAAactgttattaaaattatattttaaaaaaaaaaaaaaaaaaggtaactgGGCGTGTgtcttttggaaaaaaaaaaaaaaattattcattagtAGAAAAAGTTTaaactttttacattttattttattgaactaAAAAgtttttacatattattataGTACAATTGGACTGTTTTAACCAAATTTAAAGATTAGAAATAGAAAAGCACTTACAACACGGCTAAGAAATGATAAAGACAAGAAAAATACTTATACCTCACAAGATGGTATTTATCTGGCGTCATTAACTCTCAGTTGGGAGAAAATTTCGTCTCCTGTAGTGCTTGAGAAATCGTTGGTGAACATAAGGATATCGTCCCTGTCAATTGTGGTGGTGCTAAGTGAGGGAAAACGCTGTACATCAGGCAATATGAGTgctgatgaaccagtagttgtgTCCTCGTGAGGTTCTCTACGAGTTGCGGTTTGCTGAAGCTGTAATGCATACTCCAAGTCCCATATCACATCACTCATTGTAGGCCTATCAGCACCATCTTCTTGCAAACATTTCTCTGCTATGTCACTGAATTTTCTTAGTGAATTTGAATCAATTTGACCCCTCAGCGAGGGATCAATAATCTCTTCTAGCACCCCTTTTTTCTTGCAATACAATCCCCATTCAACCAAATTCATTTGCTCCCTTGGAAGCGAGTTATCAATAGGGAGTCTTGCACACAGAACCTCAAGAAGAACTACACCAAATGAGTAAACATCGGATTTTTCTGTCAACTGTTGGCACCTAAAATACTCAGGATCAAGATAACCCAAAGTGCCTTTTACACTTGTGCTAACATGGGTTTCGTCTTGAGGACCCGATTTGGAAAGGCCAAAATCAGCAACTTTTGCTACAAGGTTTTGATCAAGCAAGATGTTGGTAGACTTGACATCACGATGGATGATTCCTCCTGCTGCACCTCTGTGGAGGTAGGTAAGACCATTCGCTGCGCCGATACAAATTTCGAGTCTTTGCTTCCATGACAAGCGAGGAAGGTTTGAATTATATAGATGATCCCTCAAAGTCCCCTTTTCCATGTATTCATAAACCAATATCATCTCAAATCTTTCATCACAATACCCAATCAAGGACACAAGATGACGATGTCGGATTTTAGACAGAACCATGATCTCTGTCTGAAATTCTGGAAGGCCTTGGCCTGACTCTCGTGCACCTCGTTTGACAGCTACTTGTTTACCATTTGGAAGAGTTCCTCTATAGACACTGCCAAAACCACCCTTTCCAATCAGCAGCCTTGGATCAAAGTTGTTTGTTGCAAACTGAATTTCAGGGAAAGAAATCTTCAAACCAAGATGTAGATCAGGTACAGGGGAGCCATGGATGGTTGACTCTGTAAGTCTGCTGTGTGAACTACCTGCTCCAAATACAGGAACTGGTGACCCGTCATAAGTCTCCACAGGCTTCGACTTCCGGCGTTTCAAAACAAACAAGAACCCGATTACCAAAATGCTGATAACAGCGAGACCTCCAGCAACCGAACCAATAATAACAGCAACATTTATCTTCTTGGAATTGTTCTCTACAGGAACCGAAGCAAATCCCTCTTTTACTTGCAATATTTCCAGCCCATTTAGGTATGCCCTTTTGTCTGTAGAGTTACTCAAAGTTCCTATACTGACGTTCAGGATTCCTGAACCATCAGGCTCAAccgaaaaatcaacaaaaaaaggaGCAGCCAACTGGTCGACAAAATCAATAGAATTGACTATCAGGCTCGCATTATCATTTATATACAGAGTAAAGCACACAGTGTCGAGGGATTTGCTAACAGTGTCGCAGAAATGGACCCGGACGACATGCGAAGCAGTCTTATTCACATTGAAAGACCAGGTTGCGTTAGAGTTGTTGGATTCACTGCTATTGTTGTTATCTATTACCTTGGCAGTCTGGTAGACCAAATCTGGGGCTATAAAATCACTCATATTTCCTACATAATTAGGCTTAGCAGAGTAGAATAGGCTATTCTTTGCATTGCTTGGATTAGAGAGATAAATATCATCTTGGTCCCAGTTTCTCCATACAGTGTCCTCATCTGGTTTGATTGCTTGACCCCCAACATTAACCCTGTATATTGTCTGTAAAAATGGATAGGATAGACTATTCGTAGTGCCATTATTGTAGAAACTTGTAGGGGAAAGGAAGACTTCTATGGCATTTATAAATGCAAAAGATGAGCCTTGAGGTGTGAAATGAATCCGGAGTTTGGGGAAATTGATGCTAAGAAAAAATTCCTTTATAAGAGGAgagcttttattgtttttggcaGTGAAATTATGCAACAGCAAGAACTCAGAAGCCGAAACATCGAAAATAGCTGTTGATAGATCATCTGTAGTAGTAGAGGTAAAAGCTAAAAAATGAAGGCGTACCAGTTGAGGACCAGAAGTATCGATTTCAAATTCATACCAAGATTGTTGCTTGAAAATTCTTGCTGTTTTGTAGAGAGAAGACCCATCCACCGACTGGTTTCTATCTGTGGCAGCACTACCATGGTCTCCTTTAGTGACGTAACCGGTGTTCGTGTCGCCGGTGAAAGTCCGTCTAGTGTAGTTTACATTTGCGTTTGAACCGCAATTGATGAAATACTTCTCTGGCAGATCGTCAGCCAAGGAGATAAACTGAAATGAAGAAAACTGAAGGAGACAGAGAAAAATAGGAAACAGAGGGATATGGATTCCGTGGCTCTGAAGGTTTTCCATGACAATTATTCAGCTTCGTGATTAATGCTAATTTTCACCCATCTGAAAATGGTGGACTCAGGTTTGAAGGAGTCTGTCCTAACTCTCTACAGGTCAACTTTCAAGTTGATTTTATCAACAACCATGCAAATTTGCAAATAAGAgaagtcaaaggaaaaaaacaatggCGATAGTTGATTGACTATAATACCCTTTGTAATTTAcagtacaaatataaatatctttCATACGGGTCCCACGACAGGGATTTTTGTACTGTATGTCACTGTATAGCAGCGTGTAATTTAAAAAGTTGAGTTGAGTGGGCTACTTGGTGGGTCATGTTTGGCTCCAATTGGTTGCaataaagatgaaaaggacAGAGTCTTTGCAcgcacaataaataaaaaaaataaaaaaaataaaaggtgaaaaaaaaggaaagggagAAGTCCATCGAGTAGGCCCGCAAGAGCATGAGAGTTTGAAACTTGTATTCAGTTTTCTTAAGCAAAACTTTAAACTACTTGGAAGCTGCCTTGATGGCTCAAACAATCATTGTTTATCATCgtaatatttttgtatgaaaACCCAAATGATTAAGGATCCAGATGATAATTCAAAGGATTgccacttttttatttatatatattttttttggggaatctttttaaaatgattaggtatttttttattgtaccGAAGACTAAAAGAAAAACGacatttgacccaaaaaaaaaaaaaaaatacagtggGGTGGGGCATTCAGGATTTAGAAAAATGTTCTGAATTAAACAggtatataaatagaaaataattactctatgatctattttcttttagaaaCATTTATTTCCTCTAAGTAAGAATCAAGACCGGTAGTTAGAACTATCAGTCTCTCTTACTAGCAcatgatcatcatcttcataatcTGTTGATGCTAAAAGAAGAGAATCGACGAACGGCAGTAGAATCCAAAAAAGATATCTGTAGTAGTGTCCCGATTTGGTTCTCCAGGAACTTCATGCTTTTTGAAGCTGCAAAGCATAGTCCTAATACCACAAAACACCATAATAGTAGGCCTCTTTTCTCCATTTCTCTGCAAACACTTCTCTGCTATTTCCACAAATTTTCTTAAAGAATTAGCATTAACTTGGCCTACAAGAAAAGGATCAATAATTGTTTCAATTTGGTCTTTTTTGAGCCAATACATTGCCCAATCGACTAGGTTCACCTCCTCCATTCACGTGGAGTTCATAATGGCAGGTCTAGCACAAAGAACTTCGAGAAGCATCACACCAAAAAAGTATACATCAGATTTCTCTGTAAACTGTAGGCATGTTAGATATTCAGGATCAAGATAACCAAAGCTTCCTTTGATGCCTATGCTGTAATGATCAGGGTCAAGAGGACCTGACCTTGAGAGACCAAAATCAACAACTTTGGCCAAGTAATGCTCAATCGAGCAAGATGGCATTTAACATCACTGGATTATTCCTCCATTTGAACCTGTGTGAAGGTGATGAACACCCTTTGTTGAACCAATGCAGATTTCTAGCCTTTGCTTCCAAGATAATTTGGATTCTGCAGCTGTTGATGAACTTTCATGGTTTTCTGAATTGTACAGATGATCTCTCAAAGTCCCATTTCCATGAATGCATAAACAAGTATCATCTCATATTCTTCTTGATAGTACCCAATTAACGAAACAAGATGGCCATGGCGAATTTTAGATAAGATCATAACCTCTATTTGGAATTCCAAAAAACATTGTCCATGTTTGGGATGACTTCGTTTCACTGCCACTTTCATGCCACTTCTAAGTGTACCTTTATAGACCTTTCCAAATCCACCCTCACCAATTAACAATTTAGGATCAAAATTGGGAGTTGCATTCAGTATATCAGCAAAAGGCATCCTCAATTTTAGGTTGCAATTGGGAAGAGAGGAAATACTggtattttctttctattttttccacTGTAAAACAATCCATTGTCCATAACAAA
It encodes:
- the LOC125423853 gene encoding probable receptor-like protein kinase At2g23200, with amino-acid sequence MENLQSHGIHIPLFPIFLCLLQFSSFQFISLADDLPEKYFINCGSNANVNYTRRTFTGDTNTGYVTKGDHGSAATDRNQSVDGSSLYKTARIFKQQSWYEFEIDTSGPQLVRLHFLAFTSTTTDDLSTAIFDVSASEFLLLHNFTAKNNKSSPLIKEFFLSINFPKLRIHFTPQGSSFAFINAIEVFLSPTSFYNNGTTNSLSYPFLQTIYRVNVGGQAIKPDEDTVWRNWDQDDIYLSNPSNAKNSLFYSAKPNYVGNMSDFIAPDLVYQTAKVIDNNNSSESNNSNATWSFNVNKTASHVVRVHFCDTVSKSLDTVCFTLYINDNASLIVNSIDFVDQLAAPFFVDFSVEPDGSGILNVSIGTLSNSTDKRAYLNGLEILQVKEGFASVPVENNSKKINVAVIIGSVAGGLAVISILVIGFLFVLKRRKSKPVETYDGSPVPVFGAGSSHSRLTESTIHGSPVPDLHLGLKISFPEIQFATNNFDPRLLIGKGGFGSVYRGTLPNGKQVAVKRGARESGQGLPEFQTEIMVLSKIRHRHLVSLIGYCDERFEMILVYEYMEKGTLRDHLYNSNLPRLSWKQRLEICIGAANGLTYLHRGAAGGIIHRDVKSTNILLDQNLVAKVADFGLSKSGPQDETHVSTSVKGTLGYLDPEYFRCQQLTEKSDVYSFGVVLLEVLCARLPIDNSLPREQMNLVEWGLYCKKKGVLEEIIDPSLRGQIDSNSLRKFSDIAEKCLQEDGADRPTMSDVIWDLEYALQLQQTATRREPHEDTTTGSSALILPDVQRFPSLSTTTIDRDDILMFTNDFSSTTGDEIFSQLRVNDAR